The following are from one region of the Anaeropeptidivorans aminofermentans genome:
- the glgA gene encoding glycogen synthase GlgA, with the protein MTEKLNVLYAAFEAVPFIKTGGLGDVAGTLPGALKKAGYDVRVILPKLQSIPQTYRDEMARVIEFQMPLGWRNSFCGIDKLEQGGITYYFIENEYYFMRENPYGYYDDGERIAFFSKAVTESLLHLPDFKCDILHCNDWHTALSPVFLREFYKGIPLYDEVKTVFTVHNIKFQGQYSDFMLGDVLGFSGIPAAEDQLRIGDGAINYMKGALLYSDVLTTVSPSYAEELKDPFYGEGLDGLFRHRGTVFSGIMNGIDTEVYNPKTDEMIEANFSLEDLSGKAQCKAALQKELGLEEDAELPLVVMIGRLTEQKGLELVKRVLPEILSAGVQMAVLGTGDRPYEEMLRHVELEHPGRFSAQICFDEELSHRMYAGADMLLMPSLFEPCGLAQMIAMAYGTLPVVRETGGLRDSVILYNKETGEGNGFSFRNYNAHEMMFTLLNGADVFKNNKADWNKLIIQAMRADFSWGKAAEQYRCIYENLHRGFKEEL; encoded by the coding sequence ACGCTGCCGGGAGCCTTGAAAAAGGCCGGATATGATGTACGGGTTATATTGCCTAAGCTTCAGTCTATCCCACAGACTTATCGTGATGAGATGGCGCGGGTGATAGAATTTCAAATGCCTTTGGGATGGCGAAATTCCTTTTGCGGGATTGATAAGCTGGAACAAGGCGGCATCACCTATTACTTTATTGAAAACGAATATTATTTCATGCGGGAAAATCCCTACGGTTATTATGATGACGGCGAACGGATTGCGTTCTTTTCCAAGGCGGTGACGGAAAGTCTGCTGCATTTGCCCGACTTTAAATGCGACATCTTGCACTGCAATGACTGGCATACGGCTCTCAGCCCTGTCTTTTTGCGAGAATTTTATAAGGGTATTCCCTTGTATGATGAGGTAAAGACGGTGTTTACCGTCCACAATATAAAATTCCAGGGACAATATTCAGACTTCATGCTTGGTGACGTGCTGGGCTTTTCGGGTATCCCTGCCGCAGAAGACCAGCTTCGTATCGGAGACGGCGCCATCAATTATATGAAGGGGGCTCTTTTATACAGCGATGTTTTAACGACGGTGAGCCCTTCCTATGCAGAGGAGCTGAAAGATCCCTTTTACGGCGAAGGGCTGGACGGATTGTTTCGTCACCGGGGGACGGTTTTTTCGGGAATTATGAACGGAATTGATACAGAGGTGTATAACCCGAAGACCGATGAGATGATTGAGGCAAACTTCTCCTTAGAAGATTTATCGGGCAAGGCGCAGTGTAAGGCTGCCCTTCAAAAGGAGCTTGGCTTGGAAGAAGATGCGGAACTTCCTCTCGTGGTGATGATTGGCAGACTGACGGAGCAAAAGGGGCTGGAGCTTGTGAAGCGAGTTCTTCCGGAAATCCTTTCTGCCGGTGTGCAGATGGCTGTGCTGGGCACGGGGGACCGACCCTATGAGGAGATGCTGCGGCATGTTGAGCTGGAGCATCCGGGCAGGTTTTCGGCGCAAATATGCTTTGACGAAGAATTGTCCCACAGGATGTATGCCGGGGCGGATATGCTTTTGATGCCGTCTCTTTTCGAGCCTTGCGGCCTTGCCCAAATGATCGCCATGGCTTACGGAACTCTTCCTGTGGTTCGGGAGACCGGCGGTCTCAGAGACAGCGTAATACTTTATAATAAGGAAACCGGCGAAGGGAACGGCTTCAGCTTCCGAAATTATAATGCTCATGAGATGATGTTTACCCTTTTAAACGGTGCAGATGTTTTTAAAAATAATAAGGCGGACTGGAATAAGCTCATCATACAAGCCATGAGAGCGGACTTTAGCTGGGGCAAGGCAGCGGAACAGTACCGGTGCATCTATGAGAACCTGCACCGCGGGTTTAAAGAGGAGTTGTAG